From the Thermosynechococcus sp. genome, the window TCGGCCTCTTTTTTATCTCAGGATTAAGAATATGGTATTTTGGCCATGAAGGTAACGATTGCTTGTATTGATTGAGTTCTGGCCAACCGATTCAAGAACGCTTTTCTCCAGAGGCTAGGCTAGTGATTGCCAGCGGGGATATCTGTGAGGTGGTTCGTCAGGTGCCGGATGAGGCCATGACGCTCATCTTTACGTCGCCGCCCTACAACCTCGGCAAGGCCTACGAAACGCCGGTGGCGATCGAGGACTATCTCCAAAGCCAAAGCGAAGTGATTGCTGAGCTCTATCGAGTGCTGCGGCCAGAGGGAAGTCTGTGCTGGCAAGTGGGGAATTTTGTTCAACGGGGAGAGGTTTATCCCTTGGATATTTTGTTTTATCCCCTCTTCAAGCGATTGGGTTTGAAGCTGCGCAATCGCATCATTTGGAAATTTGGCCATGGTCTCCATGCCACAAAGCGCTTTTCTGGCCGCTATGAAACGATCCTCTGGTTCACGAAGTCAGATGACTACATCTTTAATTTGGATGCGGTGCGTATTCCAGCCAAATATCCGGGGAAACGCCACTTCAAGGGTCCTAAGAAGGGCAAACCCTCGGGCAATCCCTTGGGCAAAAATCCAGCGGATGTCTGGGAAATCGTTCTTCAGGATTGGCAAGAACTGGTGTGGGATATTCCCAATGTCAAGTCCAATCATCCCGAAAAAACGTTCCATCCCTGCCAATTTCCCATTGAGTTGGTGGAGCGGTGCGTTCTTGCCCTCAGCCATGAGGGGGATTGGGTCTTTGACCCCTATATGGGGGTGGGATCATCGCTCTTGGCTGCCCTCATGCACAATCGGCGGGCGATGGGCTGTGAGAAGGAACCCGTTTATGTCAACATTGCTCGCCAACGGATTCAGGCCTATGCAAATGGCACCTTGCCCTATCGTCCCCTTGGCCGACCGGTGTACACCCCCACAGGACGGGAGAGAATCGCGCAAATTCCTGAAGAGTGGCAACAGTGAATTGGCGATCGCGCGAGGAACTGGTAGGCATTCCATCCAAGGGGGTGACCTTGATTGCCGAGAAATGGCTGACAGACAGGGGTGAAACCCTAGAATACTGGCGGGTAGAAAAGGCGGACTCTGTAATTGTCCTGCCGCTGCAAGGAGACACTATATTAATCTGCCTGCCGCCAACCTTGCCGGTGGGCGTTCAGCGAGCTACGGTGGATTTTCGCGGTAGGCAAGGGCTTCCCCATCAAACCCCCAGGGCAATGGTGCCGCAAATTTTGACACGGGAATTGGGAATGACGTCCGATGCGCTTCAAGCAATCATCCCCATCAGCGGGCAGCCTGGGCGGGTCAATGGTGCCTTTTCTAATCAATAAAGTGTGGGGCTTTGTTGCCGAACTGGCGCTAGGAGCAAGGGTCCCCGAAGCGGGGGGCAAGTTTCGGCTAGGGAGTCCGGACATCCCACAACTTCTTGCGCAGTTGGAGTGCTTGCAATGTCGCGCCCTTTTCTTGGAATGGCTGTATCAGTGCCGACCGGCCTAGGTGATCGCTCGCTGCAGATGATTTTGCAAGGTTTTAGGGGGCAGGCCACTCTGGAGATGCTGCCACGGTAAGACAGTCTCCTCTGGCCAATTGGCAGTGACATAGGCTTCCAACTCGGGCAACTGGCCTCGCCGTTCCTTAAAAGCACGGCGATAACTGCCTAGGGAGGTGCCATAGTGGCGCACCTGCTCTAAAAGGGGAGCCAGCCGGCGATCGCCCCGCGAAATCAAGGCTTGAATCAACGAGTCATGATAGGATTCAGGGCGAAACTCAATCCCCAATTTGGCCAATTCTTTTTTCAAAAACTGGAGGCGTTTTTCGGCCACGGGTTGTACACCCCACCACTGAAAGGGGGTATGGGCTTTGGGGACAAAGGTACTACAGCCAAGGGCGAGCCGCAGGCGCGGCGCTGTTTTTTTCAATTGGCGAAAGAGCTCCACCGTAGCTGCGACATCGGCCTCCGTCTCTGTGGGCAGTCCCACCATGCCATAGAACTTTAGCCCCTTGAGGCCACCGGCTTGGGCATGGCTAGCAGCAGCCAGAATCTCGTCAGTCGCAAGCTTTTTGTTGATCACTTGCCGCAGGCGCTCAGACCCGGTTTCGATGGCGATCGTCAGGGACTGACTACCCCGTTGACTCAACAGTTGCGCTAAGGATTCGGTGACCGTATTGGTGCGCACCGAGGCCAAACTCACCCGCACATGATCAAATTGTGGCTGACCGAGATACTCGATCAAGGCAGGAAATTCGGGATGCTGGGTAATGGAGGCACCCAACAGTCCTAGGCGATCGCTGACGGCTAGCCCCCGCTCAATGGCGGCAATCAGTGTCTCTAGGCTCGCTGTGCGAAAGGGCAAAGTCAAATAACTGGCCAAACAAAAGCGACAAAGTTCAGGACAACTGCGCACCACCTCCACCATGTAGATATTTTCCCAAGCGGCGCGGGGAGTGACCACCGTGGAGGCAGCAAGGGTATTACCGCGATGGACTTGTTTCGTGACTGTCGCTGGCACACTGGCCTTGAGCGGTTCAATCCCTTGAATCGGACCGGTGGCATGGGTATAGCTGACTTGGTAAAGACTGGGAACGTAAATACCGCTCACTTGGGCGAGGGCTTCTAACTGCTCTGCTCGCGGCGCCGTGCGCACCTGTGCCATTGTCTTCAGAAAGGGATCTAAGAGAGGTTCGGCGTCCCCCAGCAAAATTACATCGAAAAAGTCGGCAAAGGGTTCGGGATTTGCCGTCAGCACCGGACCGCCGCCAAAGACCAAGGGGTGGCGATCGTGGCGATCGCGCTGCCAAATGGGAATGCCCAACTGCTCCAAAAGCACCAGTAAATTGCCGTAGTCCAACTCCCACGAGAAGGAAAAACCGACCAACTCTGGATCGCGAGGCAGTGGCTCCTGTACATCGGTAAAGAGGCGACTCACCGCCACATCAGCACGGCTGGCCAGTTGTGCCCACACCAGTTGATAGCCCAAGCTGGTAATGCCAACGCTGTAGGTATTGGGAAAGCCATAGATAACGCGCAGCGCGTCTGGCCGGGGGCGCGATCGCTCAAAGAGGAGGGCTTCAGCAGCAAAGGGGGAGTTCACCTAGGTTTCCGTTGACTTACGGCGGCTAGTTTTTGCGGTCTGGGTGGCCGTCTTTCTACTGGTTCTTTTGGTGGTTGATTTGGGTTGCGGGGCAGTAGCCGTTGCACGGCGACGGGTTTTCTTCGGTGCTTTTTCCGCCAACAGGAGCAGGGCTTGCTCTAGGGTTATTGTTTCTGGTGTCACCCCCTCCGGCAGGGAGGCATTCACCTTGCCGTGGTTGACATAGGGGCCATAGGGGCCATCAAGGACTTGCACGGGCTCCCCATCCTCTGGGTGAGTCCCCAACACCGCCAGCACCTGTTTTTGGGCCCGGGCGCGACTCGATTTTGGTGTTGCCAGCAGCTCTAGGGCGCGCTCTAGGGTAATTGTATAGACATCATCCTCCCCTTTAAGGGAACGATAGTCTTTTTCACCTTCGGGATCATGGACAATGTAGGGGCCAAAACGACCTTGATTGGCTTGAATCAGTTTGCCAGTTTCGGGATGAACCCCCAATGTCCGCGGCAGCGACAACAGGGTAATCGCCAAGTCTAGGGTGACTTCATCGGGACTCACTCCCTTGGGTAGGGAAGCGCGTTTGGGTTTTGGATTGGCCTCTGTGGCTTCTCCCAACTGCACATAGGGACCAAAGCGCCCCGTCAGCAGAAAGATTGGTTCGCCCGTTTCAGGATGTAGGCCCAGCTTGTCGGGACCCTCTAGTTTTTGGCGAATTAATTGCTCCACCTGTTCCCGGGTGAGGCTACCGGGGGTGGCGTCTTGGGGCAAGGAGGCCTTAATGGGTTGACTCCCATTGCCATTTTGATAGACCACAAAAGGACCAAAGCGACCCACGACCACTTCTGCATTCAGTTCTGGTAGAGCGATCGCCCGTGCTTCCGTCGCCTCAATCGTCCGCTCCCGCTCTTTGACCTGCTGCTCAAGGCCATTTTCACCCAGATAGAAGGATTCAAGGTAGGGCTGCCACTCCACCTCCCCTGTGGAAATATCATCCAGGGTTTGCTCCATCCGCGCCGTAAAGTTAATATCCACCA encodes:
- a CDS encoding site-specific DNA-methyltransferase — translated: MSSGQPIQERFSPEARLVIASGDICEVVRQVPDEAMTLIFTSPPYNLGKAYETPVAIEDYLQSQSEVIAELYRVLRPEGSLCWQVGNFVQRGEVYPLDILFYPLFKRLGLKLRNRIIWKFGHGLHATKRFSGRYETILWFTKSDDYIFNLDAVRIPAKYPGKRHFKGPKKGKPSGNPLGKNPADVWEIVLQDWQELVWDIPNVKSNHPEKTFHPCQFPIELVERCVLALSHEGDWVFDPYMGVGSSLLAALMHNRRAMGCEKEPVYVNIARQRIQAYANGTLPYRPLGRPVYTPTGRERIAQIPEEWQQ
- a CDS encoding radical SAM protein, with translation MNSPFAAEALLFERSRPRPDALRVIYGFPNTYSVGITSLGYQLVWAQLASRADVAVSRLFTDVQEPLPRDPELVGFSFSWELDYGNLLVLLEQLGIPIWQRDRHDRHPLVFGGGPVLTANPEPFADFFDVILLGDAEPLLDPFLKTMAQVRTAPRAEQLEALAQVSGIYVPSLYQVSYTHATGPIQGIEPLKASVPATVTKQVHRGNTLAASTVVTPRAAWENIYMVEVVRSCPELCRFCLASYLTLPFRTASLETLIAAIERGLAVSDRLGLLGASITQHPEFPALIEYLGQPQFDHVRVSLASVRTNTVTESLAQLLSQRGSQSLTIAIETGSERLRQVINKKLATDEILAAASHAQAGGLKGLKFYGMVGLPTETEADVAATVELFRQLKKTAPRLRLALGCSTFVPKAHTPFQWWGVQPVAEKRLQFLKKELAKLGIEFRPESYHDSLIQALISRGDRRLAPLLEQVRHYGTSLGSYRRAFKERRGQLPELEAYVTANWPEETVLPWQHLQSGLPPKTLQNHLQRAIT